TCGGCTCCGTCTACCGCTTCTTCGGCAACAAGCGTGCGATGGCGGACGCGCTCGCCCAGCGCAACCTCGACCGCTACACCGAGCGCGTCACCGAGCGGCTGCGGGAGGCGGGCGGGGACGCGGGCAGGGGCGGCTGGCGTACGGCCATGGACGCCGTCCTCGACGAGTACCTCGCCATGAAGCGCACCGCCCCCGGCTTCTCCCTCGTCGACTTCGGCAACCAGATCCCGGTCGGCGCCCGGCACGCCGAACCCAACCACCGCGTCGCCGACCGTCTCACCGACCTGCTCTCCGTCTACCTGGACCGCGCTCCCGACGAGGACCTGCGCCGTGCCTTCCTGATCGCCGTGGAGACCGCCGACACCCTGGTCCACCTGGCCTTCCGGGTCGCCCCGGAAGGCGACGAGCGGATCATCGCGGAGACGAGGGCGCTGCTGCGGGCGTATCTGGCCGGGGTTCTCGACTGATTCAGGCCGGATTCGCCCGAGACGGGCACCCGGCGCTGCCCCTCGCAAGTTTCCGACCTCACCCCCCGGGGGGCCTCCCCGTCGTGCA
Above is a genomic segment from Streptomyces sp. R21 containing:
- a CDS encoding TetR family transcriptional regulator; this encodes MKPVPQATSLRRAPIQRRSAERLTRILDACADLLDEVGYDALSTRAVAQRAGVPIGSVYRFFGNKRAMADALAQRNLDRYTERVTERLREAGGDAGRGGWRTAMDAVLDEYLAMKRTAPGFSLVDFGNQIPVGARHAEPNHRVADRLTDLLSVYLDRAPDEDLRRAFLIAVETADTLVHLAFRVAPEGDERIIAETRALLRAYLAGVLD